A single genomic interval of Malania oleifera isolate guangnan ecotype guangnan chromosome 11, ASM2987363v1, whole genome shotgun sequence harbors:
- the LOC131143507 gene encoding dual specificity phosphatase Cdc25: protein MARSISYVTGSQLLSLRRRTNIAIVDVRDDERSYDGHIGGSLHFASDTFSEKIPNLIQAVKNKDTLIFHCALSQVRGPTCARRFADYLAEMKEDAGIKSIMVLERGFNGWEASGRPVCRCTSIPCKDDSA from the exons ATGGCTCGGAGTATCTCTTACGTAACTGGCTCTCAGCTTCTCTCTCTCAGACGCCGGACCAATATTGCTATTGTGGATGTCAG GGATGATGAGAGGAGTTACGATGGGCATATTGGAGGGTCACTGCATTTTGCGAGCGATACTTTCTCCGAGAAGATCCCCAATCTCATTCAAGCCGTCAAAAACAAAGATACCCTCATCTTCCATTGCGCCCTGAGCCAG GTTCGTGGCCCAACTTGTGCACGTAGGTTTGCAGACTATCTTGCAGAAATGAAGGAAGATGCAGGAATAAAAAGCATTATGGTACTGGAACGTGGCTTTAATGGCTGGGAAGCTTCTGGTAGACCTGTTTGTCGCTGCACCAGTATCCCGTGCAAGGATGATAGTGCTTAG